A window of the Salvelinus fontinalis isolate EN_2023a chromosome 26, ASM2944872v1, whole genome shotgun sequence genome harbors these coding sequences:
- the eif4e2 gene encoding eukaryotic translation initiation factor 4E type 2 isoform X1 yields MNNKFDALKDDDSGDHDQDQGSQKDCEKEKNDNDEDDDQNTAKKKVCVSPKYNATIAIPGVGEHPLQYNYSFWYSRRTPGRPASTQSYESNIKQIGSFASVEQFWRFYSHMIRPGDLTGHSDFHLFKEGIKPMWEDDANKLGGKWIIRLRKGLASRCWENLILAMLGEQFMVGEEICGAVVSVRFQEDIISIWNKTASDQATITRIRDTLRRVLNLPPNTIMEYKTHTDSIKAWEDFHGLVNAVGGR; encoded by the exons ATGAACAACAAATTTGATGC TCTGAAAGATGATGacagtggggaccacgaccaggaTCAAGGCTCACAGAAAGACTGTGAGAAGGAAAAAAATGACAATGATGAGGACGATGATCAGAACACTGCCAAGAAGAAGGTGTGTGTGTCGCCCAAATATAATGCTACA ATTGCAATTCCAGGGGTAGGGGAGCACCCCCTCCAGTATAACTACTCCTTCTGGTACTCCAGACGCACCCCCGGCCGGCCTGCCAGCACCCAGAGTTACGAATCCAACATCAAACAGATCGGCAGCTTCGCCTCG GTGGAGCAGTTCTGGCGTTTCTACAGTCACATGATCCGTCCGGGCGACCTGACGGGCCACAGCGACTTCCACCTTTTCAAGGAAGGGATTAAACCCATGTGGGAG gaCGATGCTAATAAGCTAGGTGGGAAGTGGATCATCCGGCTGAGGAAGGGCCTGGCGTCTCGTTGCTGGGAGAATCTGATTCTGGCCATGCTGGGGGAACAGTTTATGGTGGGGGAGGAGATCTGTGGCGCTGTGGTGTCTGTACGCTTCCAG GAGGACATAATTTCCATCTGGAACAAGACAGCCAGTGACCAGGCCACCATTACCCGGATCAGAGACACTCTACGTAGGGTCCTCAACCTACCCCCCAACACCATTATGGAGTACAAGACACACACCGACAGCATcaa GGCCTGGGAGGACTTCCATGGTCTGGTGAACGCTGTTGGTGGTCGCTAG
- the capn10 gene encoding calpain-10 isoform X1: MEEDERAVEYKGLFEDPAFICEDSSLFSDYSTPIARFQDDITWLRPQEICPSPALFPDNTNDGHAKQGLLGDCWFLCACTILLKYQHLMNKVVPPAQPQWGERGYRGSFLFRLWQHGCWTEVTVDDRLPCLSGKLCFSRCQSPTAFWVALLEKAYAKLQGSYERLWAGQVSEALVDLTGGLAERWSLGDCGTEEDQGRGSSDSDLVRRRRLDLDLLHAVREGCSVSCSVHSAPGGASELGQFHALSVMEWVDVRTVERGGVRLIRIRNPWGRRCWEGAWRESGEGWNSLDPACTLNLLSRAQEAEFWVDETEFLLQFDDVTVGYPINEEGHLQSIYSAPICPIGELLTHSHQTGDRWVKGHSAGGCRNNSSFGSNPQFWLRVFERGEVLVSLLQHRRYSRNTGRHYTQSPEEGRSTTRHQHYQAIALHMWKVEKKCLNLSGTLNSPPCASTHCHAYEREVVLHTHLDPGCHLLIPSTFLQGGEGSFLLRVFSSSPTSLSAVKTPGPSLPLVTEGEWETSYLRGAWVTGSSAGGSRNFLSHWQNPRFPVTMGDNLAGSTGVNVRVTLHQNCPDTDLQAIGFHLYKAPEGQEQAESPVPREEEPVASCIPHCYTQAVSLACCLPPGAYVIVPSTYQPDSPGQFTLTVARKIHRRVVKSQERLGRAIQEVSHISVMRS; the protein is encoded by the exons GAGATCTGCCCGTCTCCTGCACTCTTCCCTGACAACACCAATGACGGCCATGCAAAGCAAGGCCTCCTGGGAGACTGCTGGTTCCTCTGTGCCTGCACAATCTTACTGAAGTACCAGCATTTGATGAACAAA GTGGTACCCCCTGCCCAGCCCCAGTGGGGGGAGAGGGGGTACCGGGGCTccttcctcttccgtctctggCAGCATGGCTGCTGGACAGAGGTAACCGTTGACGACCGGCTGCCCTGCCTCAGCGGCAAGCTCTGCTTCTCGCGCTGCCAATCCCCCACTGCTTTTTGGGTTGCTCTGCTGGAGAAGGCCTACGCCAA GCTGCAGGGGTCATATGAGCGCCTATGGGCAGGGCAGGTCTCTGAGGCCCTGGTAGACCTGACAGGGGGGCTGGCGGAGCGCTGGAGCCTGGGGGATTGTGGGACAGAGGAGGACCAGGGTCGGGGGTCATCTGACAGTGACTTGgtcaggaggaggaggctggatCTGGACCTGTTGCATGCGGTCAGAGAGGGCTGTTCAGTCAGCTGCTCTGTACACAGCGCCCCCGGAG GTGCCAGTGAGTTGGGGCAGTTCCATGCCCTGAGTGTGATGGAGTGGGTGGACGTGAGGACGGTGGAACGTGGAGGAGTACGTCTAATCAGGATCAGAAACCCCTGGGGCAGACGCTGCTGGGAgggagcatggagagagag TGGAGAAGGCTGGAACTCTCTGGACCCGGCCTGTACTCTGAACTTGCTGAGCCGGGCCCAGGAGGCAGAGTTCTGGGTGGACGAGACTGAATTCCTGTTGCAGTTTGATGATGTCACAGTGGGGTATCCTATCAATGAGGAGGGACACCTGCAGAGCATCTATTCTG CCCCTATCTGTCCAATAGGAGAGCTGCTGACTCACAGCCACCAGACTGGCGATCGCTGGGTCAAAGGTCACTCAGCAGGTGGTTGCCGTAACAACAGTAGCTTTGGCAGCAACCCTCAGTTCTGGCTGCGGGTGTTTGAGAGGGGAGAGGTGCTGGTGTCTCTGCTACAGCACAGAAGGTATAGCAGGAACACAGGACGTCACTACACACAGTCACCAGAAGAGGGCAGAAGCACCACACGACACCAGCACTACCAGGCCATCGCTTTGCACATGTGGAAG GTAGAGAAGAAGTGTTTGAACCTGTCTGGGACTCTGAACAGCCCTCCCTGTGCCTCCACACACTGCCACGCCTACGAGCGCGAGGTGGtgctacacacacacctggacccTGGCTGCCACCTGCTCATCCCCAGTACCTTCCTCCAGGGGGGCGAGGGGAGCTTCCTGCTCAGggtcttctcctcttcccccacCTCACTCAG TGCTGTGAAGACCCCGGGGCCCTCTTTGCCATTGGTAACAGAGGGGGAGTGGGAGACAAGCTACTTACGGGGCGCATGGGTCACGGGGTCATCGGCCGGGGGGAGCAGGAACTTCCTGTCTCACTGGCAGAACCCTAGGTTCCCGGTCACCATGGGTGACAACTTAGCGGGGTCAACAGGGGTCAATGTTAGGGTCACCCTTCACCAGAACTGCCCTGACACTGATCTCCAGGCCATCGGCTTTCACCTGTACAAG GCTCCAGAGGGACAGGAGCAGGCCGAGTCGCCAGTACCCAGGGAGGAGGAACCGGTGGCCAGCTGCATTCCTCACTGCTACACCCAGGCTGTCAGTCTGGCCTGCTGCCTTCCTCCAGGGGCCTATGTCATAGTGCCCTCCACCTACCAGCCTGACTCCCCAGGCCAGTTCACCCTCACTGTGGCTCGCAAAATACACAG GAGAGTTGTGAAGAGTCAGGAACGTCTGGGGAGAGCCATTCAAGAG GTCTCTCACATATCTGTGATGCGTAGTTAG
- the capn10 gene encoding calpain-10 isoform X2 gives MEEDERAVEYKGLFEDPAFICEDSSLFSDYSTPIARFQDDITWLRPQEICPSPALFPDNTNDGHAKQGLLGDCWFLCACTILLKYQHLMNKVVPPAQPQWGERGYRGSFLFRLWQHGCWTEVTVDDRLPCLSGKLCFSRCQSPTAFWVALLEKAYAKLQGSYERLWAGQVSEALVDLTGGLAERWSLGDCGTEEDQGRGSSDSDLVRRRRLDLDLLHAVREGCSVSCSVHSAPGGASELGQFHALSVMEWVDVRTVERGGVRLIRIRNPWGRRCWEGAWRESGEGWNSLDPACTLNLLSRAQEAEFWVDETEFLLQFDDVTVGYPINEEGHLQSIYSGELLTHSHQTGDRWVKGHSAGGCRNNSSFGSNPQFWLRVFERGEVLVSLLQHRRYSRNTGRHYTQSPEEGRSTTRHQHYQAIALHMWKVEKKCLNLSGTLNSPPCASTHCHAYEREVVLHTHLDPGCHLLIPSTFLQGGEGSFLLRVFSSSPTSLSAVKTPGPSLPLVTEGEWETSYLRGAWVTGSSAGGSRNFLSHWQNPRFPVTMGDNLAGSTGVNVRVTLHQNCPDTDLQAIGFHLYKAPEGQEQAESPVPREEEPVASCIPHCYTQAVSLACCLPPGAYVIVPSTYQPDSPGQFTLTVARKIHRRVVKSQERLGRAIQEVSHISVMRS, from the exons GAGATCTGCCCGTCTCCTGCACTCTTCCCTGACAACACCAATGACGGCCATGCAAAGCAAGGCCTCCTGGGAGACTGCTGGTTCCTCTGTGCCTGCACAATCTTACTGAAGTACCAGCATTTGATGAACAAA GTGGTACCCCCTGCCCAGCCCCAGTGGGGGGAGAGGGGGTACCGGGGCTccttcctcttccgtctctggCAGCATGGCTGCTGGACAGAGGTAACCGTTGACGACCGGCTGCCCTGCCTCAGCGGCAAGCTCTGCTTCTCGCGCTGCCAATCCCCCACTGCTTTTTGGGTTGCTCTGCTGGAGAAGGCCTACGCCAA GCTGCAGGGGTCATATGAGCGCCTATGGGCAGGGCAGGTCTCTGAGGCCCTGGTAGACCTGACAGGGGGGCTGGCGGAGCGCTGGAGCCTGGGGGATTGTGGGACAGAGGAGGACCAGGGTCGGGGGTCATCTGACAGTGACTTGgtcaggaggaggaggctggatCTGGACCTGTTGCATGCGGTCAGAGAGGGCTGTTCAGTCAGCTGCTCTGTACACAGCGCCCCCGGAG GTGCCAGTGAGTTGGGGCAGTTCCATGCCCTGAGTGTGATGGAGTGGGTGGACGTGAGGACGGTGGAACGTGGAGGAGTACGTCTAATCAGGATCAGAAACCCCTGGGGCAGACGCTGCTGGGAgggagcatggagagagag TGGAGAAGGCTGGAACTCTCTGGACCCGGCCTGTACTCTGAACTTGCTGAGCCGGGCCCAGGAGGCAGAGTTCTGGGTGGACGAGACTGAATTCCTGTTGCAGTTTGATGATGTCACAGTGGGGTATCCTATCAATGAGGAGGGACACCTGCAGAGCATCTATTCTG GAGAGCTGCTGACTCACAGCCACCAGACTGGCGATCGCTGGGTCAAAGGTCACTCAGCAGGTGGTTGCCGTAACAACAGTAGCTTTGGCAGCAACCCTCAGTTCTGGCTGCGGGTGTTTGAGAGGGGAGAGGTGCTGGTGTCTCTGCTACAGCACAGAAGGTATAGCAGGAACACAGGACGTCACTACACACAGTCACCAGAAGAGGGCAGAAGCACCACACGACACCAGCACTACCAGGCCATCGCTTTGCACATGTGGAAG GTAGAGAAGAAGTGTTTGAACCTGTCTGGGACTCTGAACAGCCCTCCCTGTGCCTCCACACACTGCCACGCCTACGAGCGCGAGGTGGtgctacacacacacctggacccTGGCTGCCACCTGCTCATCCCCAGTACCTTCCTCCAGGGGGGCGAGGGGAGCTTCCTGCTCAGggtcttctcctcttcccccacCTCACTCAG TGCTGTGAAGACCCCGGGGCCCTCTTTGCCATTGGTAACAGAGGGGGAGTGGGAGACAAGCTACTTACGGGGCGCATGGGTCACGGGGTCATCGGCCGGGGGGAGCAGGAACTTCCTGTCTCACTGGCAGAACCCTAGGTTCCCGGTCACCATGGGTGACAACTTAGCGGGGTCAACAGGGGTCAATGTTAGGGTCACCCTTCACCAGAACTGCCCTGACACTGATCTCCAGGCCATCGGCTTTCACCTGTACAAG GCTCCAGAGGGACAGGAGCAGGCCGAGTCGCCAGTACCCAGGGAGGAGGAACCGGTGGCCAGCTGCATTCCTCACTGCTACACCCAGGCTGTCAGTCTGGCCTGCTGCCTTCCTCCAGGGGCCTATGTCATAGTGCCCTCCACCTACCAGCCTGACTCCCCAGGCCAGTTCACCCTCACTGTGGCTCGCAAAATACACAG GAGAGTTGTGAAGAGTCAGGAACGTCTGGGGAGAGCCATTCAAGAG GTCTCTCACATATCTGTGATGCGTAGTTAG
- the eif4e2 gene encoding eukaryotic translation initiation factor 4E type 2 isoform X2, producing MNNKFDALKDDDSGDHDQDQGSQKDCEKEKNDNDEDDDQNTAKKKIAIPGVGEHPLQYNYSFWYSRRTPGRPASTQSYESNIKQIGSFASVEQFWRFYSHMIRPGDLTGHSDFHLFKEGIKPMWEDDANKLGGKWIIRLRKGLASRCWENLILAMLGEQFMVGEEICGAVVSVRFQEDIISIWNKTASDQATITRIRDTLRRVLNLPPNTIMEYKTHTDSIKAWEDFHGLVNAVGGR from the exons ATGAACAACAAATTTGATGC TCTGAAAGATGATGacagtggggaccacgaccaggaTCAAGGCTCACAGAAAGACTGTGAGAAGGAAAAAAATGACAATGATGAGGACGATGATCAGAACACTGCCAAGAAGAAG ATTGCAATTCCAGGGGTAGGGGAGCACCCCCTCCAGTATAACTACTCCTTCTGGTACTCCAGACGCACCCCCGGCCGGCCTGCCAGCACCCAGAGTTACGAATCCAACATCAAACAGATCGGCAGCTTCGCCTCG GTGGAGCAGTTCTGGCGTTTCTACAGTCACATGATCCGTCCGGGCGACCTGACGGGCCACAGCGACTTCCACCTTTTCAAGGAAGGGATTAAACCCATGTGGGAG gaCGATGCTAATAAGCTAGGTGGGAAGTGGATCATCCGGCTGAGGAAGGGCCTGGCGTCTCGTTGCTGGGAGAATCTGATTCTGGCCATGCTGGGGGAACAGTTTATGGTGGGGGAGGAGATCTGTGGCGCTGTGGTGTCTGTACGCTTCCAG GAGGACATAATTTCCATCTGGAACAAGACAGCCAGTGACCAGGCCACCATTACCCGGATCAGAGACACTCTACGTAGGGTCCTCAACCTACCCCCCAACACCATTATGGAGTACAAGACACACACCGACAGCATcaa GGCCTGGGAGGACTTCCATGGTCTGGTGAACGCTGTTGGTGGTCGCTAG